The sequence GAGGTCTCCGGTGCGCAACAGTTGCGCCGCGCGGTTCAGGACCCGCACCTGCCGGAGAATAAACCGCTCCCCGCCAAACCACGCCGCCCCCAGCGCCAGCAACCCGACCGCAAATCCGGACCAGGGAAGGTGTGCTCCGTAGTGGGCGGCGTAATACTTGTCCGCGAAGTACATCATCACCCAGGCAGGCGCGACGGCAAAAAACACTGTGCCCACCAAGCGGAACCGCAGGCTCGAAAAACTGGTCATAACCGCTGTCGGTGTTTGGTGTAGGCGACAGACTAGCGGACAGGCATGCGCCCGGCAACGGGATTTGTGCAACTTCCTGATACTTAAGCTTGCCAAAAGCGCGGGGGTGCCTAGATTTGACGGCTCATTAACTATATGAATTTAGCGAGTCCTTACGCCTTGCTGGCCCTGGCGCCGCCGGCGCAGCCGGGGCAGTCCGCGCCACCGGCCTGGGTCAACATGGTGCCGCTGGCCTTGCTGGTCGTGGTGTTTTACTTCGCCCTGATCCGGCCCCAGCAGAAGAAGGCCAAGGACCACGCCAACCTGCTCAAGGCCATCCGGCCCGGCGACAAGATTCTCACCAACAGCGGCATTGTGGCCATCGTGGTCACTGTCAAAGAGAAAACCCTGTCTATCCGCTCTGCTGACGCCAAATTCGAAATCACCAAGTCCGCCGTCGCGGAAATCACCGAGCGTAGCGGTGAATCGAGCCAATCCTGAGCTGCACCCATGAACCGAAATAACTTCTGGCGCCTTATCCTCGTTGTCCTCGTCGTCCTCTGGTCGCTGTACGAGCTTTATCCGCCCAAGGGGCGCGATCTCGTGCAGTATTTCCGCGATAAGGCGGTCAACCGGGATCCCGCCTTCACCGCCATCTTCACCAACGCTCTGGCGCTGCAAAAGGCCATGCCGGAGAAGCCCTACGATAATTTGGTCACCGCCATCGGGACCAATGACATTACCCGGTATTTCCCTTCGTTCGGCGCCAAAGACCAGCTGCAGCCAACCGCCTACATCCTCAACCGCCTGCAGCGCAAGGCGGCCGGCCGCATCCGGCTGGGCCTCGACCTCCAGGGAGGCACCTCCTTCCTGGTCAGCATGGACACCAACCAACTGGCCAATGCCGCCGATGCCAGCACCGCCATTTCGCACGCGGTTGAGGTCCTGCGCAAACGCGTTGACAAGTTCGGCGTCGCTGAACCTCTGATCCAGCCGCAGGGCCACAACCGGATTCTGGTCCAACTGCCCGGCCTTTCGGCCGCCGACCAGGAGAGCGCCAAGGCCGCCATTCAGCGCGCGGCATTCCTGGAATTCCGCCTGGTGTGCCCGACCAGCGATCAAGACATCAAGGACGGCATCGTCCAGCCCGGCTATGAGATCAAAAAGCGCAAGGAGCGGACGCGCGACGGCCGGGAGCGCATCGAGGAGGTCGAGGTCAAGCGGCGCGCGGAGATGGACGGCAGCGGTCTCAAGAGCGCCATGGTGGTTCGCGGCACGATGGGCGAACCGGAAATCCACTTCACGCTCGACTCCAAAGGGGCCGAACGCTTCGCCGAAATCACGCGCGAAAACGTGGGGCAGCGCCTGGCTATTATCCTCGATGGGGAGCTTTACTCAGCACCGGTCATCCAAACCCCCATCGAGACTGGCAGCGGCCAGATCACCGGCCAATTCGACAACCGCGAGGCATTTGAACTGGCCAACGTCCTGGAGAATCCGCTCCGTGCCCCGCTTCGCATTGACGAGTCGCGCGAGGTGGACCCGACTTTGGGGAAAGACTCCATCCGCAGCGGCATCAGCGCCGCCATCTACGGCACACTGGCGGTGGCCGTGTTCATGATCATCTATTACCTTCTCGCCGGGATAGTGGCCAACATAGCGATCGTAGCCAATATCATCATCCTGCTGGGGGTCATGTGTTCCATCGGCACCACCCTTACCCTGCCCGGCATCGCCGGCATCGTTCTGACTGTGGGCATGGCGGTGGACGCCAACGTGCTGATCTACGAGCGCATACGCGAGGAATCGGCCAAGGGCAAGTCCCTGCGCGGCGCGATAGATGCCGGGTACGCCCGCGCCTTCGGCACCATCTTTGACTCGAATCTGACGACGCTCATTTCTTCGGTGATTCTAATCTACATGGGCACGGGTTCTATCAAGGGATTTGGCGTCACCCTCACAATTGGTATTTGTGCCAGCATGTTCACGGCGCTGATCGTCACCAGGCTGATCTTCGACTTCTTGCTGGCGCGT is a genomic window of Candidatus Paceibacterota bacterium containing:
- the secD gene encoding protein translocase subunit SecD, which codes for MNRNNFWRLILVVLVVLWSLYELYPPKGRDLVQYFRDKAVNRDPAFTAIFTNALALQKAMPEKPYDNLVTAIGTNDITRYFPSFGAKDQLQPTAYILNRLQRKAAGRIRLGLDLQGGTSFLVSMDTNQLANAADASTAISHAVEVLRKRVDKFGVAEPLIQPQGHNRILVQLPGLSAADQESAKAAIQRAAFLEFRLVCPTSDQDIKDGIVQPGYEIKKRKERTRDGRERIEEVEVKRRAEMDGSGLKSAMVVRGTMGEPEIHFTLDSKGAERFAEITRENVGQRLAIILDGELYSAPVIQTPIETGSGQITGQFDNREAFELANVLENPLRAPLRIDESREVDPTLGKDSIRSGISAAIYGTLAVAVFMIIYYLLAGIVANIAIVANIIILLGVMCSIGTTLTLPGIAGIVLTVGMAVDANVLIYERIREESAKGKSLRGAIDAGYARAFGTIFDSNLTTLISSVILIYMGTGSIKGFGVTLTIGICASMFTALIVTRLIFDFLLARGWLKALPMLHLVRAEKIDFMKLAKPAFITSWIVIAIGIVYTIRRGEASFGVEFRGGDTVLFAFEQKPGEADVRTALTKVGVKDPRIQFQKDVASRRETLRVDSAPGTAEKVKAALAEMTSAKFHLLGQDRIGATIGKEIQKSAAIALLLSLFGILIYVAFRYEFSFAVGSVVALIHDALITLGIYCISGREFNSATVAAILTIIGFSINDTIVIFDRIREDLKLGIRGSFREVVNKALNQTLSRTIITSGTVFLSTLSLYIFGGGAINDFAFTFLIGILVGTYSSIYIASAIVLWWHKGQRPHIGAGAQPTVVEGVPAPARK
- the yajC gene encoding preprotein translocase subunit YajC codes for the protein MNLASPYALLALAPPAQPGQSAPPAWVNMVPLALLVVVFYFALIRPQQKKAKDHANLLKAIRPGDKILTNSGIVAIVVTVKEKTLSIRSADAKFEITKSAVAEITERSGESSQS